One stretch of Jiangella gansuensis DSM 44835 DNA includes these proteins:
- a CDS encoding OmpL47-type beta-barrel domain-containing protein, producing MRRRPILTAIATAALAATLAGPTPAGAGPHSVAGPDPAQAAPEAAGGDPVSLGTPLNDVNLIGGAVTTTADGVPTVYGVTTGEPARLTAADARTGEILLTTPLPGASSSYSVVPTESGDVYISANSNGRLYRLPPGADAVEDLGQVAAGQTFAWDITEGPDGRIYGVTYPGARLYAFDPATGDFQDYGAVAADTQQARTIASYGGKLYVGTMTRAHLFEIDPATGDSREIDLPAASNPENELTSVFDVNVAGDALYVRIGTDIKYSPLYAYDPATGAWGASLDTVAGLELPAPGPGGELYVMRNNALTAWDPATGTATETPLRYEGRVYNYRGVGWVDLGDPEWPGLTLTGFFWRGELWRYNPQTGRGEVVPTAVPGEPIEIVSLEPASGGGVWAGGFLGGFGLVDIETGTSRFNRFSQTEYLYDDGESVFVGAYPDARGYRYDPDAAFNDPDYAPGAPGTPVNPVKLWDFKQHTQNPQDRVFAMLPVGDTVLAATGPKGSTFGGSLAVSDLATGETRFLDDLSPDRALTSLAADDDATVYAGSWVYGGTGSPAPVQDEGTVLAFDPATGDVRWQTSPVEGAPSYVATMFDAAGRLWTLAGSTLAEIDPETGAALRTVQLGDPIAPGRRTWPHQAGIIEPVPGADALYVSVGGRLYRVAGESGSVEDLGAFRYSSFTVLDDGTLAMASGPELLRWTPPAPDVTAPQVTVDVTHVDGDWRPYLEITADDGDGSGVASVEYRLDGGAWTPYSEPVRLRPGRHTVEVRAVDVAGNTTTVTERIVARPDPTR from the coding sequence ATGCGCCGTCGCCCGATCCTCACCGCGATCGCCACCGCTGCCCTCGCCGCCACGCTGGCCGGCCCGACACCCGCCGGAGCCGGGCCTCACTCCGTCGCCGGTCCCGACCCGGCGCAAGCCGCGCCCGAAGCCGCCGGAGGCGACCCCGTTTCTCTGGGCACGCCGCTCAACGACGTCAACCTGATCGGCGGCGCCGTCACCACCACCGCCGACGGCGTCCCGACCGTCTACGGCGTCACCACCGGCGAGCCGGCCCGGCTGACCGCGGCCGACGCCCGCACCGGCGAGATCCTGCTCACCACGCCGTTGCCCGGCGCCAGCTCGTCGTACAGCGTCGTCCCGACCGAATCCGGCGACGTCTACATCAGCGCCAACTCCAACGGCCGCCTCTACCGGCTGCCGCCCGGCGCGGACGCCGTCGAGGACCTCGGCCAGGTCGCAGCCGGCCAGACGTTCGCCTGGGACATCACCGAGGGCCCGGACGGGCGCATCTACGGCGTCACCTATCCCGGCGCCCGGCTCTACGCGTTCGACCCGGCCACCGGCGACTTCCAGGACTACGGCGCCGTCGCCGCCGACACGCAGCAGGCCCGCACCATCGCGTCGTACGGCGGCAAGCTCTACGTCGGCACCATGACCCGGGCACACCTCTTCGAGATCGATCCGGCCACCGGTGACAGCCGGGAGATCGACCTGCCCGCGGCCTCCAACCCGGAGAACGAGCTGACCTCGGTGTTCGACGTCAACGTGGCCGGCGACGCCCTCTACGTGCGCATCGGGACCGATATCAAGTACTCCCCGCTCTACGCCTACGACCCCGCCACCGGGGCCTGGGGCGCGTCACTGGACACCGTCGCCGGACTCGAGCTGCCGGCCCCGGGCCCGGGCGGCGAGCTCTATGTGATGCGGAACAACGCCCTCACCGCCTGGGACCCGGCCACGGGGACCGCCACCGAGACGCCGCTGCGCTACGAAGGCCGCGTCTACAACTACCGGGGCGTGGGCTGGGTGGACCTCGGCGACCCGGAGTGGCCCGGCCTCACGCTGACCGGCTTCTTCTGGCGCGGTGAGCTGTGGAGGTACAACCCGCAGACCGGCCGCGGCGAGGTGGTGCCCACCGCGGTTCCCGGCGAGCCGATCGAGATCGTGTCGCTCGAGCCGGCCAGCGGCGGCGGCGTGTGGGCCGGCGGCTTCCTCGGCGGCTTCGGGCTCGTCGACATCGAGACCGGCACGTCCCGGTTCAATCGCTTCTCCCAGACGGAGTACCTCTACGACGACGGCGAGTCCGTCTTCGTCGGCGCGTATCCCGACGCCCGCGGCTACCGGTACGACCCGGACGCGGCGTTCAACGACCCCGACTACGCGCCCGGCGCGCCCGGCACCCCGGTCAACCCGGTCAAGCTGTGGGACTTCAAGCAGCACACGCAGAACCCGCAGGACCGGGTGTTCGCGATGCTGCCGGTCGGCGACACGGTGCTCGCGGCGACCGGCCCGAAGGGCTCGACGTTCGGTGGCTCGCTGGCGGTCTCGGACCTCGCCACCGGCGAGACGCGCTTCCTCGACGACCTCTCCCCGGACCGGGCGCTGACGTCGCTGGCCGCCGACGACGACGCGACGGTGTACGCGGGCAGCTGGGTCTACGGCGGCACCGGCAGCCCGGCACCGGTCCAGGACGAGGGCACCGTGCTGGCCTTCGACCCGGCCACCGGGGACGTGCGCTGGCAGACCTCCCCCGTCGAGGGCGCGCCGAGCTATGTCGCGACGATGTTCGACGCCGCCGGCCGGCTGTGGACGCTGGCCGGGTCCACGCTGGCCGAGATCGACCCCGAGACCGGCGCCGCCCTGCGCACCGTCCAGCTCGGCGACCCGATCGCACCGGGCCGCAGGACCTGGCCACACCAGGCCGGCATCATCGAGCCGGTGCCCGGGGCCGACGCACTCTACGTCTCCGTCGGCGGCCGGCTGTACCGGGTCGCGGGTGAGTCCGGCTCCGTCGAGGATCTTGGCGCGTTCCGCTACTCGTCGTTCACGGTCCTCGACGACGGCACGCTGGCGATGGCCTCCGGGCCGGAGCTGCTCCGCTGGACCCCGCCGGCACCGGACGTCACGGCGCCGCAGGTCACGGTGGACGTGACCCACGTCGACGGCGACTGGCGGCCCTACCTCGAGATCACCGCCGACGACGGCGACGGCAGCGGCGTGGCGTCGGTCGAGTACCGCCTGGACGGCGGTGCGTGGACGCCGTACTCCGAGCCGGTGCGGCTGCGGCCCGGACGGCACACCGTCGAGGTCCGCGCGGTGGACGTTGCCGGGAACACGACGACGGTGACCGAGCGGATCGTGGCGCGGCCCGACCCGACCCGGTGA